The Nitrospinota bacterium genome includes the window ATGCGTGTGTTATTGATTATGGTCTTTTGACCAAGGTGGAAGCATTACCAAACATACTCAAATTCTCAAATCTTGATGGATACGCAGGCGAGATCTCGGTTGAAAATCTTGGAGGGGTAACACCCCCTCAAGCCTGTACAGGCTCTCCCAAATCATGCACGAAAATAGGGACATGCCCGGAAAAGCCTGTTTGTCCTACCGGTTTTAACTGCGACTGCACATCAGGTACCGCTCCGACATGCTCCGATAGCGGCAGTTTGAATACATCAAGCGATAAGTGCGAGATTACAACATCAAAACTATGCCCTGTCGGCATGTCATACGATGCGACAGAAGACGCCTGCGTTGCAGATCCAGTTTGTTCGGGGGGAACATATAACCCGACAAAGAACAGGTGCGAAAATAATTTATCTATTAAATGTCCGACAGGTTATGCCTTCAACAATTCAACCTGGCGTTGTGAGGCTACCATTGCCTGTCCTGCAAATACTTCATGGGATGATCTGTCAGGGAAATGCAGATCATCAAAGGTATGTGATCCTGGTAAATCATACGACAGCGTTAACGGCAAATGTTTTGAACCGTCTACGTGTAGCGTTGGAGGACTTCAAACATCCAGGGACAAGTGTGAAGAAGCTCCATTCTGTCTGGCAAATACAAGCTACAATGTTTCATCGAATGTATGCCAGGCGGCCAGTACATCGATCTGCGCGTCTGGTTATAGTTTGATAAGCGGCAAATGCGAAAAGTCGATTGACTGCAATTACGGTTCATGGGACGCATCAGCAAACCAATGTTCAGGTTCAATCCAATGCGGCGGAGCAGGTTATACGTCAATCGCGAACGGCGCCTATTGTACAGCCCCCGCCCCAAATCCCTTATGCGCCACTGGAGATTCATATGTGACGACTAGGCCAAAAGTATCCAGTAGCGATTTAACTGGTCCATATCCCATTTACTCATGTGTAAGGGGATACTCTTTTAGTGCTAGTATTTCTACGTGTCCTTCAGGATATACCTTGAAAAGTTATTACAGGGTAACCAAGTGGTACAACGACTATACCTATTATTATTGTGCCAAGGCTCCAGCTTGTCCGTTTGGGGGATCATGGAATCCGAGCGCAGGGGAGTGCAGGTCTACTGCAACATGCCCATCAGGCACGCTTCAGAATCAAAATACTTGCGTCAGTAACGGAACTTGTACGCAAAGCGGGACTGTCAATGTTTCTTCGAATCGGTGTCAACTCAATGCAATACCGGAATGCATGGCTGGAACCTCATATAATTCTACAAGGGACAAGTGTGAAGTATCATCTACCTGCTCAAATGGCTTGACGCTCAACACCGTTTCGGACAGGTGTGACGCTGATCCGCAATGTTTGCCAGGATTGCTGTACAACACGGTAAGGGACAGGTGCGAAGTAAACGCGGCTGCCGCTTGCCCTTCCGGTACTGTTTATAACTCGGGGTCTGGTTATTGTGAGGCGTCGCTTAACTGTCCTGCACCAGGCGCTCTTGTGCCGAGGGAGATATATACATGTGAAGCGACCGCTACATTTTCATGTCCTGCAGGTTATACCGAATCGCCTGACCGTGTTTGTGAAAAGGCTCCTGCCTGTGACAAAGGAATTTATTCCGCTTCTGCTGATAAATGTAAAATCACTGGCGATTCCTTGTGTCCTTCGGCCTATGCGTTCAACGCTACCGCTGATCTATGTCAGAAACCACCTCTATGTTCTTCCGGGTCATACGATAACGCTTCCGATAAATGTTGCCAGTGCGAGTCTCCAAATGCCTGCATCACGACGCTTTCAAACCCGACACTAAGCGACTACTCATGTTCTCCGAATAGCTGTGTAGATATCGGGAACAGTGCCAACGTCACTCCTACAACAGTAGATATGACTTACTTCAGAGATGACGCGCCGATAGATTCATCGGGGCAATGCCTGGGAGAGTTCCTGCTGTTCAGCGGAAAACCTGAACTCTGCAGGACCTCCGGGATCCAGACGAACTACACGAATTGCTGCAACAATACCGACTATTCAAAATTGGGGTGTACGCCTGCGGAAGTCGAAACCAACATCGACGTTAACGCGGGTAAGTGCCACAAGATAGGGCGCACCTGCGCCGAAAGCTGGAACGGCGTCGGGTGCGTCCAGCAACAGGACGTCTACTGCTGCTTCAACGGAATAATGGCAAGGATTACCCATGAGCAAGGCCGTACACAGGTTGACGCTTTTGCTAAAGGGGTCGACGGGATGTGGGGTAATTTCGAATCGCCTAACTGTAGAGGTTTTACGCCTCTTCAATTTCAGTCAATCGATTTTTCAAGGGTCGACTATTCGGAGTGGATAAACAGCATCATGCCTCCTTCAAGTGCCCCTGCTGATTCAAAAAACAGTATGGAAAACAAGGTAAACGATTACTACAACAGGTTGAAGTAAATGAAAAAAACAATTTTGATATTTTTAACTTTTGTTATCACGCCGTTGCATTCAATAGCGGCTACGCAGGATTTGGGAACCTACGGAAAAACATATCCTATTAAGGAAGAAGACGCGATGGTGGAGATGAAGCGGGCCGCTGCTTCAATAGACTGGGAGAAGTTTTACGATAAAAAGAAAACAGCTGAAAAGATAAAAAACTTTCGTCCCAAAGGTATGGAGTACTTGCCAAGAGCGGAGAAAGATTCCAAACGTCATATTGATATTACATATACCTGGAACGGACCAGATATAGTCGATGATAAAGGGACGGTAATATATCCTTCGGGTTATTCATTCAACCCTTTTAACTTCCTCGATTTCCCGGGCAAAATTGTAGTTATCGACGGCGACGATCCTGAGCAGGTTGATTGGCTTAAAAAATCAGGATATCTGAAAAACAGTTCAGTAACTCTCCTCCTCTCAGGCGGATCATATTATGACCTTGGCAAGGAACTGGGTCGGCCACTTTTTTACGCATTCCCAGAAGTGGCCGCCAAACTTGGGCTTAAAGCGGTTCCGTCTGTAGTCGAACAGGACGGGATATTGATGCAGGTAACCGAAATCGAAATTAAAAAGAAAAGAAAATAGATGGGAAAAAAGAAAAAGGTAATTGTCAAAGTTGTTGTTGCGCTTGTTCTTGCAATAACAGTTGAAGCCGAAGCTATGTGTCCTTCCGGGTTTCTGAACCCTATAGATGATATCGCATGGGAAGGGATATTCCCGATAAAAATCGGAGGGGTAGTTGTATCATCATCCGACTTTCCAGATTCCCCGGATGCGGCTTCTGCGGCTGTCTGCATCTGCCCTGATCCTATGATGGTTATGCGACCGGGTATTACTACAGCATTCTGGGAGCCGATAAGAATGATTGAAACTGTAAAAGAGCCATTCTGTTTTCCGACCGTAGGGCTTGGTCTGCCAAATCCTGTCCCCGGAACGCTCACAGGATCGAGCGAGATGGCCACTATGGGAAACACTGGAGAAAGCACAACCTTGCAGGCCCATTACTTTATCTATCCGGTCTGGGGACTTATGGGGATGATGACAGATTCGATGTGTGTTGAATCTTCTACCGGCCTTGATGTCGCATACATAACGGAGGTTGATCCGCTTTGGCAAAACGATCTGCTGGCATTTTTTTTAAATCCTGAAGCGCTTCTGTTTGCCAATCCGGTTGCGAGTATTGCATGTATCGCCGACAGCGTCGCTTCAAATGCTGGATTGTCGATTCCATTTCTGTTCTGGTGCATGGGGTCATGGGGTAACGCCTATCCACTATCGGGCCATGTCATGGCTTCCGATCCTATACAGTCAGGCGCGGCAATCGCAGGAAGGATGGTCTACAAGATGGGCCGCATGGGCCTTGCCTATGACGCCGCTTCAAATGTCTGCTTTCCGATCCCAGCACCTATATGGAACAAGTCCTATTACAGGTTGAATCTTTCCAGGCCAAGAAAAAGCGGTTTGACGGTCATCGGCAGGAGCGATCTTATCTGGGGATGGGGAAAGAACCTTTCAGTTCTTTCAGGAGATAACAACGTATGGACACTCTGGAGAAAGAGGGCCTGCTGTGCGTTTTAAAAAGAATGGAATTATTTTGTGTGCGGTTTTAGTGACCGCTCCTTTCATTGTTGCTGCGGATGGAAATGTAAACGGCATTGATAAGGTCAATATGGCCATACAAAGGGCAATTGAGGCAGAGAAGAATATTCATCTGCCGGTACAAACGGATCATGGCAAGGAGTTCAAGGAAACATTTAATTCAGATAAGCTTTTCGATTCGATTGATAAAGAAAAGGAGAGGCTTAAAAAGAAATTCAATCCTGATAGCAGTACTGCCACGGGAAAAGCAGATAAACAGTCAATTGAAAAGAAGAGAACAACTCATTTTACAAATAATGAGCGGGTCTATATATTTATTTCCGAATCGGTCCCGGAAGATACGCTTCGCGTGTACGCAAAAGATATTGCAAAACTTCCGCATGAAAAATCTTTCTTAGTAATGAGGGGGTTCGTCGGCGGGATGAAGAACTTCAAGCCGACAATCGATTTCATTCAGCGTATAAGACTGAAGAAAAAAAGTTGCGACTTCAAATCGATTCAATGTGAACAGGAGCCTGTTGAGGTACTCATAGATCCGCTACTTTATGAAAAGTTCAAAATAAACCGGGTTCCGGCGATTGTCTATGATTCGGGGATTTCTTCATACGTCGTATACGGAGATATCTCATTGGTTGGAAGTCTGGAGCTGATGGGGAAGGAAGCCAACTCTTCTACTCTCGATTTTTCGATAAAGGTATTGAGAGGAGAGGCAGAAGTATTAAAGGAAGGGGAATCGCATGAGTAGCGATAAGAATGAAGCGGTAAAGGCGAATTCTATAAAAAACTCCCTGGTAGATTACCTCAACTATTTCGTTATCTCGCTTATTTCGTCTCTTATCGTGGTCTCTGTTTATGACAGGTATTTCTCCGTGAAAATTGCATCTCTTGATGTAACAGGGTTTGTGGAAAAGGAAGAGGCTGATTTTGTGAAGCAGTTCAGCGATGACCTTGGAAACGGGAAAGTTAAAATTGAAGAGTTCGAAAAAAGCTACACGAGCCATTTTGCGGAGTTAAAAAGCCGTGTTGTAAAGGCAAGGGATAGTGTCCCCGATAATTACGTCGTAATTCTGGGCGATACGGTCCTCAAAAACTCGAAGGTGATCGAACCGTGACGAATAAGGAAAGAGTTCTCGAATCAAAAAAGAAATCTGTATGGTTAGTACTTCTGCTAATTCCTTTTGTATACATCGGGAGCCGTATTCCTGAAAATTTTGCAGTCACCACATCGGCTTCTTTATCGCACAGGATATATTTTCTTGTTCGGTTGAAAAAGGAGGACAAGATACATAGAGGCGACTACGTCTGGATCAGATCTCTTTCATCAAAATATATAGATGATGGAAAAGAGTTTTCGGCGATAAAACGTGTTGCCTGCAATGCCGGAGATCTTCTTGAAGTTTCGGATCAAAACTACAGTTGCAACGGTCGATATCTCGGCAGGGCAAAAAGATATTCCTTGAAAGGCGTTCTTCTGAAGGATTTTATCTTCAACGGAATTATACCTGAAGGGGAAATCTTTGTTATGGGAGAGCATAAAGACAGTTTCGACAGCAGATATCTGGGGTTTATAAAAAGGGACAACATAGGAGCAGTCGGAATTCCGATCATCTGAAATAAACATGGCCTTAAATAAATGGATCGTAGTGATTATCCTTTTAATGATCACGTTTAACTATGCGATAGCAGGTGAAAAGTCGAGTGAAGAAAAAAACGGTTGGTTCTGGTACAGATACGAGCCGCCGACAAAGGATGAAGAAGATCCTGAAAACCTTTCCAAAAAAGGGGAGAAGCAAAAAGATGAGATCTTCATTCCGAAACTCTCCGACTATACATACGAATCCCTTATCTCAATGCACCCGGATGAATTCAGACCATTGCTCGAATCATTTCACAAAAAAATGGTGCAGTCACCGACGCTTGATAATGCAACCGAGTACCAGATCGTAAAAGAGGTTGCGAGAAAAAAAGCCAGGGCGGCAGCGACCGCAATGACGATGGTTACGCAGATCAACCCTTCACTGGACGCGCAGAATGATTATCCGTCATCGAATACGGGGCGCGTCGCATTTCAGTCCCAGCAGAAAAGTGAGGTGGAATCAAGATTGATAGACGCAAAGGATAGTTTTGGACTCCTTTACTTTTACAGGGATGATTGCCCTTACTGCGACGCAATGAATAAAAGCCTCCAGCTCTTTTTAGCGAAATACGGCTGGGAGGTAAAGTATGTAGACACGAAAAACCAGAAATCTATGGCCGATATGTTCAGCGCTGATTCGGTCCCCTATGTCATAACCGTTTATCGGAAGAGTGGAGAATCCATGCCGGTTACGGCAGGGGTTATACCGTTGACCGAGTTCGAGGACAGGTTGTACAGGGCCATTCGTTACTTAAGGAAGGAAGCCCCTCTTGAAAATCTTGATACATATGATTTTCAAAAGGGGGGAGCATTTGATATGTCGGAACCAATCTCTTTTCCGGCAAGAGTTAAAGCAGAAGGGGAGTGAAAGTATGAAAACAAAAGGTTGTCTGATTGTAGTCGTGCTGCTGTTTGTAGCGATTCTATCCGGTACTGCTATAGCAGGCGGCTGGATGGATGATTGGCTTACCCAAAAGACAAGTACCTCTGGGGGGTACTATAAAGGTAGCAACAGGGGATATCTGACTGGCGGAAGTTTCAACGCACGCTGGTACAGCGGTTCGGATTCGCCTGTTACCGTAACGCCACCAAAACTGGAATTTGGTTGTGGCGGTATCAATGCATACATAGGAGGCGTTTCGTTTCTCAATGATCCGAAATACCTTCAGTCAAAACTGGAATCGATCCTTTCTTCCAGTACATCGGTCGCGTTTGCGATGGCGCTTGATTCACTTTGCCCTCAATGCGAAAAAACCATAACGAAGCTTGAGGATATGGCCAACAAGATAAACGGGCTGATGATAGACGATTGCACTGCATCCAAGGAGCTGGTCGCTTACATGAAAGATCTGCCTGACTCAAGCAAGAGCCACTCAGTAGGGGAACTGGCAGAGAGGATGACAGGCGGATACAACGCAAACACCGATCAAATTAAAGACGGGATTAAAGATAACGACAACCAGCCAACGCTTGGCGACGACGTTATGTCGGCCTCGTGTCCCCAGGATATAAAAGATATTTTCGCGACTCAAGGATCTGTATTACAGCACTTGGCCGACAAGAAAGGTCTTTCAGCGTCATATGTGAACATGATGCGCGGATTCATGGGGGATATATTGATTACAACTGCCGATGTGGGCGGCGGCAATTCGGTCTATAAAGCGATTGTCATTGAGGGTTGTCCTGAGAATAAAAAGGGATCCGTAAGCAATTTACTTAAAGGGAATGCCAAGGCAAGACCAGCTGACGGATCTTCCTGTGTGGTCATACCGGACACAAACAAAGATCTTATTGCCTACGCAAATACAGTTCTTGTAAGGGCGGCGGATAAAATTGAAAACCGTTCAGCCCAGATCTCGACCGACGTTGATTTTATGGGGGCGATACCGCTACCGATAATACCGACTCTTCGGATGGGGATTTTGACCCAACAGAAAGCGGCAGCGGCGGACAGCCTGGCGGAACTTGTCGCGATAGCCTACGCATACAACATGATGGTAGATCTGACAGATAAGGGACAGGAACTCATGCGGCTTGCCGGAAGAATAGGGGGGGCAACTGGATCTTTCGAACCGGGTTGCAGACTCGGTTCAATGGAAGAATCGATAGGAAAGATGAATATCCTTTTCAAAGAGGTAGCCGCCATGCGGGTTGAATTACAAAAGGAATACGCCATTGCGGCCGAAAGACCAAAAGCGCTTATGGACCTTTCTGCCAGGTATATGACTCTGCAAAAAGATGCCAGAAAGGATCTCTCCGATGTTCTTGGAGCAGGACAGGCCGCCAGAGTGATGAGGTAGCAATGAAATCGATTTTAATTTTGGCAATCGCGCTGGTACTGGCTATTCCCGAAACAGCAGATGCCTATGATATCGAATACATAACATATGGCGGATACGATATACATAAAGCCTTCCAGCGTGCCGCACTTATCTTCTCTGATGTTTCATATGTTGGCCTTGCTGCCGGGGCATGCCTTATGGTCATGGTGATAGGATCTTCTGCAGCATACATCGAGCAGTTTTTAAGCGGGCAGGGGAAGGGAGGCTTTGCCTCATGGGCAGTACCTGTACTGGTAGGCGTCATGCTCTTCTCCGGCCTGGTCATACCGAAAGGGACCATTACCGTAAGGGATGAAATTTCAAATCAGGACATAATCGTCGGAGGAGTGCCAGACATCATTACTTTGATTGCCGGAATATTCAATAAGCTCGAAGTGGCCATGATCAAGATGGCAGTAACCGCTGCCGATCCGATCCCCTACGACCAATACCCAGGGAAAACAGGTTTTAAGATATTACAGGCAATCGGCGGGGGACGTATGACGGCAAACGATACCCTTCTCGACTACAGCCTTAAGAACTACATCAATGATTGTGTATGGCTCGAACTTGCGTTGCCTGATACGACTCTCGATATAAACGTGATCAAGACCGGGACAAGCGATTTCAGGACAGAATTTGCAAAGGCAGCCAATCCTGGAGCCCCGGTGACTTATTACAGTTCGACATACAAAGGGGGAACCTCCATCACATGTCAGGAGGCATGGACAAATATAAATGCCGATTTAAGCAATACGGCCAATTTTTCCAAGGCGAAGCAGAGGGCATGTGTCACGGCGGGATTCGACGCGAACGACCCTGTGGACATGACCAGGTGCAGTGCGATCGCTACAAAGTTCGTTTCAACAGCAATAGAACCGGCTGCGAATTTCGATACCCTTATACGCCAGGCGGCAATTGCCCAGAGGCTGGAAGATGCCGCGATGGATGGGAACACGGTAAGGATAGGGAACTACAATTCAGGTCAGACCTACATGGGTGAAGGGCAGATGGCTCAGGAGTGGCTTCCGATAATGAGGTCCGTGATAACTTCTATCGGAATATCCTTAACGCCGTTCCTAATGCTTTTCCTGCCGACAATCGCCTTCAGAAAGGTGCTTAGCGCCATAATTTTTCTTTTTCTTTTCCCGGCGGTATGGGGCCTGGTCGACGCGATTATTTCAACATCGATGGTCGATCACGGCATTCGTGTTTTTCAGTCTGTAAGCGCAAACAAGCTCGGATTCGATGCCTTCCTTTTCATGGAAGATTCAGCTTCGAAAACTCTCGCTGCTTGGTACAAGGCTCAGAGCCTGATACCTCTATTAGCCATGGGTATAACAGGGATGTTTGTGGCCGGAGGATACTCCTTTTCAAGTA containing:
- a CDS encoding conjugal transfer protein TraF translates to MALNKWIVVIILLMITFNYAIAGEKSSEEKNGWFWYRYEPPTKDEEDPENLSKKGEKQKDEIFIPKLSDYTYESLISMHPDEFRPLLESFHKKMVQSPTLDNATEYQIVKEVARKKARAAATAMTMVTQINPSLDAQNDYPSSNTGRVAFQSQQKSEVESRLIDAKDSFGLLYFYRDDCPYCDAMNKSLQLFLAKYGWEVKYVDTKNQKSMADMFSADSVPYVITVYRKSGESMPVTAGVIPLTEFEDRLYRAIRYLRKEAPLENLDTYDFQKGGAFDMSEPISFPARVKAEGE
- a CDS encoding type-F conjugative transfer system pilin assembly protein TrbC — protein: MTAPFIVAADGNVNGIDKVNMAIQRAIEAEKNIHLPVQTDHGKEFKETFNSDKLFDSIDKEKERLKKKFNPDSSTATGKADKQSIEKKRTTHFTNNERVYIFISESVPEDTLRVYAKDIAKLPHEKSFLVMRGFVGGMKNFKPTIDFIQRIRLKKKSCDFKSIQCEQEPVEVLIDPLLYEKFKINRVPAIVYDSGISSYVVYGDISLVGSLELMGKEANSSTLDFSIKVLRGEAEVLKEGESHE
- a CDS encoding conjugal transfer protein TraH; this encodes MKTKGCLIVVVLLFVAILSGTAIAGGWMDDWLTQKTSTSGGYYKGSNRGYLTGGSFNARWYSGSDSPVTVTPPKLEFGCGGINAYIGGVSFLNDPKYLQSKLESILSSSTSVAFAMALDSLCPQCEKTITKLEDMANKINGLMIDDCTASKELVAYMKDLPDSSKSHSVGELAERMTGGYNANTDQIKDGIKDNDNQPTLGDDVMSASCPQDIKDIFATQGSVLQHLADKKGLSASYVNMMRGFMGDILITTADVGGGNSVYKAIVIEGCPENKKGSVSNLLKGNAKARPADGSSCVVIPDTNKDLIAYANTVLVRAADKIENRSAQISTDVDFMGAIPLPIIPTLRMGILTQQKAAAADSLAELVAIAYAYNMMVDLTDKGQELMRLAGRIGGATGSFEPGCRLGSMEESIGKMNILFKEVAAMRVELQKEYAIAAERPKALMDLSARYMTLQKDARKDLSDVLGAGQAARVMR
- the traN gene encoding conjugal transfer protein TraN, producing the protein MFLPIAESAVDFRCAVDLNGDGAMDQTGTCDAGTKFGGGADYLCPLGSANCSLRNFTCSLDNKVYSDKAKCDTGCIETSACEVRPSGLSRTGKSSFSACYDKYIYARAYRPNTSDASFTIQYLDTSPNGTAHHNCSGDGGVGDGWHSIGTVDLWDTAFTTDPVEHSDINLNLCFYFYNWNDYQPKCITSFNQSILIGQDDAPGSTTDTFSYYYNVDIPLTEYSCRYDEYPFTPAFQPGSANAHTIVADPTPLIVDVSTKTEGYYLTKLDLSPSGDLLVYGNLATKTWRLIDLNQGRPFTQPNYVEGWDNSVDSGATQVGTLVLSDSAKAFGAPSINIIDPELFNSSLPLAQINNIAGSTIEIYKWKIVFVQIAGTRESRMQMTLAATITLPGLKFRGAVCPYPLLCSFGRIDMKISDSKMMVNATCNGNACVIDYGLLTKVEALPNILKFSNLDGYAGEISVENLGGVTPPQACTGSPKSCTKIGTCPEKPVCPTGFNCDCTSGTAPTCSDSGSLNTSSDKCEITTSKLCPVGMSYDATEDACVADPVCSGGTYNPTKNRCENNLSIKCPTGYAFNNSTWRCEATIACPANTSWDDLSGKCRSSKVCDPGKSYDSVNGKCFEPSTCSVGGLQTSRDKCEEAPFCLANTSYNVSSNVCQAASTSICASGYSLISGKCEKSIDCNYGSWDASANQCSGSIQCGGAGYTSIANGAYCTAPAPNPLCATGDSYVTTRPKVSSSDLTGPYPIYSCVRGYSFSASISTCPSGYTLKSYYRVTKWYNDYTYYYCAKAPACPFGGSWNPSAGECRSTATCPSGTLQNQNTCVSNGTCTQSGTVNVSSNRCQLNAIPECMAGTSYNSTRDKCEVSSTCSNGLTLNTVSDRCDADPQCLPGLLYNTVRDRCEVNAAAACPSGTVYNSGSGYCEASLNCPAPGALVPREIYTCEATATFSCPAGYTESPDRVCEKAPACDKGIYSASADKCKITGDSLCPSAYAFNATADLCQKPPLCSSGSYDNASDKCCQCESPNACITTLSNPTLSDYSCSPNSCVDIGNSANVTPTTVDMTYFRDDAPIDSSGQCLGEFLLFSGKPELCRTSGIQTNYTNCCNNTDYSKLGCTPAEVETNIDVNAGKCHKIGRTCAESWNGVGCVQQQDVYCCFNGIMARITHEQGRTQVDAFAKGVDGMWGNFESPNCRGFTPLQFQSIDFSRVDYSEWINSIMPPSSAPADSKNSMENKVNDYYNRLK
- a CDS encoding S26 family signal peptidase, which produces MTNKERVLESKKKSVWLVLLLIPFVYIGSRIPENFAVTTSASLSHRIYFLVRLKKEDKIHRGDYVWIRSLSSKYIDDGKEFSAIKRVACNAGDLLEVSDQNYSCNGRYLGRAKRYSLKGVLLKDFIFNGIIPEGEIFVMGEHKDSFDSRYLGFIKRDNIGAVGIPII
- a CDS encoding TraU family protein: MGKKKKVIVKVVVALVLAITVEAEAMCPSGFLNPIDDIAWEGIFPIKIGGVVVSSSDFPDSPDAASAAVCICPDPMMVMRPGITTAFWEPIRMIETVKEPFCFPTVGLGLPNPVPGTLTGSSEMATMGNTGESTTLQAHYFIYPVWGLMGMMTDSMCVESSTGLDVAYITEVDPLWQNDLLAFFLNPEALLFANPVASIACIADSVASNAGLSIPFLFWCMGSWGNAYPLSGHVMASDPIQSGAAIAGRMVYKMGRMGLAYDAASNVCFPIPAPIWNKSYYRLNLSRPRKSGLTVIGRSDLIWGWGKNLSVLSGDNNVWTLWRKRACCAF